From a region of the Oncorhynchus tshawytscha isolate Ot180627B linkage group LG14, Otsh_v2.0, whole genome shotgun sequence genome:
- the LOC112267304 gene encoding dipeptidyl peptidase 1-like, with amino-acid sequence MKVSGVLLCVFLLWVEGSQADTPANCTYEDLLGSWVFQVSKGGQGKGINCSIMDTIDKSITVRLEKLSVAVDDLGNTGFFTLIYNQGFEVVLNNYKWFGFFKYSEQGSEVTSYCDQTLPGWVHDSLGNNWACFTAKRVVPTPPRSIDTHRYHPNDLFLQRSYKHNLDFIDSINVAQSSWKAMAYSEHETYTLQQLMHRAGGPASHIPRRVGPAPVTSTLAKMAASLPERWDWRDVNGVNYLSPVRNQASCGSCYSFALMGMLEARVRLQTNNTETPIFSPQQVVSCSQYSQGCDGGFPYLIGKYVQDFGIVEESCYPYAGKDSPCDVPDGCLRHYTSDYSYVGGFYGGCSESAMMLELVKNGPMGVAFEVYPDFMHYKEGIYHHTGLHDPYNPFELTNHAVLLVGYGQCPVTGQKFWVVKNSWGTKWGEEGFFRVRRGSDECAIESISVAAKPIPKL; translated from the exons ATGAAGGTGAgcggtgtgttgttgtgtgtgttcctGCTCTGGGTGGAGGGCTCCCAGGCTGATACCCCGGCCAACTGCACATATGAAGACCTGTTGGGCTCCTGGGTGTTCCAAGTATCGAAGGGGGGACAAGGCAAAGGCATCAACTGCTCTATAATGG ACACCATTGATAAGTCGATAACGGTGCGCCTGGAGAAGCTGTCTGTGGCTGTGGACGACCTGGGGAACACGGGATTCTTCACCCTCATCTACAATCAGGGCTTTGAGGTTGTCCTCAACAACTACAAGTGGTTTGGCTTCTTCAAG tACTCTGAGCAGGGCTCTGAGGTGACCAGCTACTGTGACCAGACTCTGCCAGGCTGGGTCCATGATTCTCTGGGAAACAACTGGGCCTGCTTCACTGCCAAGAGGGTTGTCCCAACACCCCCTCGCTCCATAGACACACACCGCTACCATCCCAATGACCT GTTCCTCCAGAGGTCCTACAAACACAACCTGGACTTCATTGACTCCATCAACGTGGCCCAGAGCTCCTGGAAAGCCATGGCCTACAGCGAACATGAGACCTACACTCTGCAGCAGCTAATGCACAGAGCTGGGGGACCAGCTTCACACATCCCCAG ACGTGTTGGCCCCGCCCCTGTGACATCAACGCTAGCCAAGATGGCGGCCAGCCTCCCTGAGCGCTGGGACTGGAGAGATGTCAACGGAGTCAACTACCTCAGTCCTGTCCGCAACCAGG CTTCGTGTGGTAGCTGCTATTCCTTTGCCTTAATGGGAATGTTGGAGGCTCGTGTCCGGCTCCAAACCAACAACACCGAGACTCCCATCTTCAGCCCACAGCAGGTTGTGTCCTGCTCCCAGTACTCCCAAG gtTGTGACGGTGGTTTCCCCTACCTCATTGGGAAGTACGTCCAGGACTTTGGGATCGTGGAAGAGTCGTGTTATCCGTACGCTGGGAAAGATTCCCCGTGTGACGTTCCCGATGGCTGTCTCCGCCACTACACTTCGGACTACAGCTACGTCGGAGGGTTCTACGGAGGCTGCAGTGAGTCTGCCATGATGCTGGAACTGGTCAAGAACGGACCCATGGGGGTGGCCTTTgag GTGTATCCTGACTTCATGCACTACAAGGAGGGAATCTACCACCACACGGGCCTCCATGACCCCTACAACCCGTTTGAGCTGACCAACCACGCGGTGCTGCTGGTGGGCTACGGCCAATGTCCCGTCACGGGTCAGAAGTTCTGGGTGGTGAAGAACAGCTGGGGGACGAAGTGGGGCGAGGAGGGCTTCTTCAGGGTCAGACGGGGGTCTGATGAATGCGCCATCGAGAGCATCTCTGTGGCAGCCAAGCCCATCCCTAAACTGTAG
- the LOC112267297 gene encoding cysteine and histidine-rich domain-containing protein 1: MTLMCYNKGCGQRFDPDDNAGDACTFHPGVPVFHDALKGWSCCTRRTTDFSDFLSIEGCSRGIHNREKPVEPILPEVTSSEGRREKGEELKPRGDPYIIQAPKPLELIHRPSGDEPLVRLQQKVFSSLRQALEKVQLAESSQPHNTEEEGVKIGTSCKNGGCSKSFSGPGSNEEKCKHHPGVPNFHEGMKFWSCCRRKSSDFNCFLAQEGCTIGSHLWRKPDKGMKVVPCRFDWHQTGGQVIISIYAKNSLPELSYAEANGTTVIIRVVFEGEKEFEQKINLWGVIDVTSSVVNMMSSKMEISMGKGEPITWARLDLPSPTDTPTEGGNGIGKA, translated from the exons ATGACGTTGATGTGCTACAACAAAGGTTGCGGACAACGATTTGACCCAGACGACAACGCTGGTG ATGCCTGCACCTTTCACCCTGGCGTGCCTGTTTTTCACGATGCTCTTAAG GGCTGGTCCTGCTGCACGAGACGCACCACGGACTTCTCAGACTTCCTCAGCATAGAG GGCTGCAGCAGAGGTATCCATAACAGAGAGAAGCCAGTGGAGCCGATCCTGCCGGAGGTGACGAgctcagaggggaggagagagaagggggaggagctaAAGCCTCGCGGTGACCCCTATATCATTCAGGCTCCTAAACCACTAGAGCTGATACACAGACCCAG tggtgATGAGCCCCTGGTCAGACTTCAGCAGAAGGTGTTCTCCTCTCTGAGACAGGCTCTGGAGAAAGTCCAGCTGGCAGAGAGCAGCCAACCTCACAACACAG aggaagagggggtgAAGATTGGCACGTCCTGTAAGAATGGAGGATGCTCCAAG TCTTTCTCTGGTCCAGGGAGTAACGAGGAGAAGTGTAAACACCACCCTGGAGTCCCTAACTTCCACGAGGG GATGAAGTTCtggagctgctgtaggaggaaGTCGTCTGACTTTAACTGTTTCCTGGCCCAGGAGGGCTGCACCATAGGAAgtcacctctggaggaaaccagaCAAG gGGATGAAGGTGGTACCATGTCGGTTCGATTGGCACCAGACAGGCGGCCAGGTCATCATCTCGATCTATGCCAAGAACTCTCTACCAGAGCTCAGCTATGCAGAGGCCAACGGCACCAcg GTGATCATCCGTGTGGTCtttgagggagagaaggagtttGAGCAGAAGATCAACTTATGGGGG GTGATCGATGTGACTAGCAGTGTGGTGAACATGATGTCTTCCAAGATGGAGATCTCTATGGGGAAGGGGGAGCCAATCACCTGGGCCCGTCTGGACCTGCCCTCTCCCACAGACACGCCCACTGAGGGGGGGAATGGGATTGGAAAGGCGTAG